Proteins encoded by one window of Gouania willdenowi chromosome 4, fGouWil2.1, whole genome shotgun sequence:
- the LOC114462205 gene encoding putative uncharacterized protein DDB_G0284213 yields MSTKDNNDIGSNNNNNGGNVSSNNGDNKKGSVNSKFSSNYSISCNNKINVNNSIGSNKKGNVSSNNKGIVMATSTVATVVVVAADVVLVVAAAITFDVAADIALVVVAADAVAVAADFAFVAESEDSPLVLYILLASRTATTSAARTTRATSAATTASAATRRTTSTSTGATVVALNYAVIFKTHTSPASPEKLPRL; encoded by the exons atgag cACCAAGGACAACAACGACATcggcagcaacaacaacaacaacggcGGCAACGTCAGCAGCAACAACGGCGACAACAAAAAGGGCAGTGTCAACAGCAAATTCAGCAGCAACTACAGCATCAGCTGCAACAACAAgatcaatgtcaacaacagtaTCGGCAGCAACAAGAAGGGCaatgtcagcagcaacaacaagggcatCGTCATGGCAACATCAACAGTGgcaactgttgttgttgttgctgctgacgtTGTCCTTGTCGTTGCTGCTGCTATCACttttgatgttgctgctgacattgcccttgtagttgttgctgctgatgctgttgctgttgctgcagACTTTGCCTTTGTTGCTGAATCAGAAGACTCACCACTTGTTCTCTATATTTTACTAGCATCAAGGACAGCAACCACATCAGCAGCCAGAACAACAAgggcaacatcagcagcaactacagcatcagcagcaacaagaaGGACAACGTCAACATCAACAGGGGCAACTGTTGTTGCCCTGAATTATG CTGTCATCTTCAAGACACATACATCACCCGCCTCACCAGAAAAGCTACCTCGATTGTGA
- the LOC114461691 gene encoding uncharacterized protein LOC114461691 isoform X2, translating into MVHISCICSALCSLQGKLCQESSATLSRHYQQGIHTLTTPALKMRTPLSMVMEPLVKEEEELKHLLPEITDIVQVYPEVAGLVHWATYPVTSSTHVCRCPPPPLTDLKFYSSPFFPPECFPSFEERDELDELLAIMPPEALEPVPVPKKRKHEKDKGTYVKKPPNAFMLFLKSERKTVQEELGIKNSAAVNRLLSERWKSLAEDKRQIFQAEAQVEAHIHALNNPGWSNKVNYGTKSKKSRTKAPRLPPPSY; encoded by the exons ATGGTTCACATCAG TTGTATCTGCAGTGCGCTGTGCAGTCTGCAAGGAAAACTCTGTCAGGAATCGTCAGCGACCCTTTCTCGACATTATCAACAAGGAATTCACACATTAACAACCCCTGCTCTCAAAATGAG GACACCATTATCCATGGTGATGGAACCTTtggtgaaggaggaggaggagttgaaGCATCTCCTACCTGAGATCACCGATATTGTGCAGGTCTATCCAGAGGTTGCAGGACTGGTGCACTGGGCGACttaccctgtgacatcatctacTCATGTTTGTAGATGTCCTCCTCCACCATTGACAGACCTCAAA TTTTACAGCAGTCCATTCTTCCCACCTGAGTGTTTTCCTTCTTTTGAAGAACG aGATGAGTTGGATGAGTTATTGGCTATCATGCCACCAGAGGCCCTGGAACCCGTCCCAGTTCCAAA GAAAAGAAAACACGAGAAGGATAAGGGGACGTATGTAAAGAAACCTCCCAACGCATTTATGCTGTTCTTAAAAAGCGAGAGGAAGACAGTCCAGGAAGAGCTCGGCATTAAGAACAGTGCTGCAGTCAATCGACTTCTTTCTGAACGC TGGAAGTCTTTGGCAGAAGACAAAAGGCAGATCTTCCAAGCTGAAGCCCAAGTGGAAGCTCATATACACGCTCTCAATAACCCAGGCTGGAGCAACAAAGTGAATTAC GGGACAAAGAGTAAGAAATCACGAACCAAAGCTCCACGTCTGCCTCCACCCTCCTACTGA
- the LOC114461691 gene encoding uncharacterized protein LOC114461691 isoform X1: protein MRLSIKHLWRRQSLSCLLVIQCHHQGRHLLPNALSWLLRWARTTAVLSVSCICSALCSLQGKLCQESSATLSRHYQQGIHTLTTPALKMRTPLSMVMEPLVKEEEELKHLLPEITDIVQVYPEVAGLVHWATYPVTSSTHVCRCPPPPLTDLKFYSSPFFPPECFPSFEERDELDELLAIMPPEALEPVPVPKKRKHEKDKGTYVKKPPNAFMLFLKSERKTVQEELGIKNSAAVNRLLSERWKSLAEDKRQIFQAEAQVEAHIHALNNPGWSNKVNYGTKSKKSRTKAPRLPPPSY from the exons ATGCGTCTGTCAATAAAG CACCTATGGAGGAGGCAATCTCTAAGCTGCCTTCTGGTCATCCAATGCCACCATCAGGGCAGGCACTTGCTTCCAAATGCCCTTTCCTGGCTGCTGAGATGGGCCAGAACAACAGCAGTGTTGTCCGTCAG TTGTATCTGCAGTGCGCTGTGCAGTCTGCAAGGAAAACTCTGTCAGGAATCGTCAGCGACCCTTTCTCGACATTATCAACAAGGAATTCACACATTAACAACCCCTGCTCTCAAAATGAG GACACCATTATCCATGGTGATGGAACCTTtggtgaaggaggaggaggagttgaaGCATCTCCTACCTGAGATCACCGATATTGTGCAGGTCTATCCAGAGGTTGCAGGACTGGTGCACTGGGCGACttaccctgtgacatcatctacTCATGTTTGTAGATGTCCTCCTCCACCATTGACAGACCTCAAA TTTTACAGCAGTCCATTCTTCCCACCTGAGTGTTTTCCTTCTTTTGAAGAACG aGATGAGTTGGATGAGTTATTGGCTATCATGCCACCAGAGGCCCTGGAACCCGTCCCAGTTCCAAA GAAAAGAAAACACGAGAAGGATAAGGGGACGTATGTAAAGAAACCTCCCAACGCATTTATGCTGTTCTTAAAAAGCGAGAGGAAGACAGTCCAGGAAGAGCTCGGCATTAAGAACAGTGCTGCAGTCAATCGACTTCTTTCTGAACGC TGGAAGTCTTTGGCAGAAGACAAAAGGCAGATCTTCCAAGCTGAAGCCCAAGTGGAAGCTCATATACACGCTCTCAATAACCCAGGCTGGAGCAACAAAGTGAATTAC GGGACAAAGAGTAAGAAATCACGAACCAAAGCTCCACGTCTGCCTCCACCCTCCTACTGA
- the LOC114461691 gene encoding transcription factor 7-like isoform X3, producing the protein MRTPLSMVMEPLVKEEEELKHLLPEITDIVQVYPEVAGLVHWATYPVTSSTHVCRCPPPPLTDLKFYSSPFFPPECFPSFEERDELDELLAIMPPEALEPVPVPKKRKHEKDKGTYVKKPPNAFMLFLKSERKTVQEELGIKNSAAVNRLLSERWKSLAEDKRQIFQAEAQVEAHIHALNNPGWSNKVNYGTKSKKSRTKAPRLPPPSY; encoded by the exons ATGAG GACACCATTATCCATGGTGATGGAACCTTtggtgaaggaggaggaggagttgaaGCATCTCCTACCTGAGATCACCGATATTGTGCAGGTCTATCCAGAGGTTGCAGGACTGGTGCACTGGGCGACttaccctgtgacatcatctacTCATGTTTGTAGATGTCCTCCTCCACCATTGACAGACCTCAAA TTTTACAGCAGTCCATTCTTCCCACCTGAGTGTTTTCCTTCTTTTGAAGAACG aGATGAGTTGGATGAGTTATTGGCTATCATGCCACCAGAGGCCCTGGAACCCGTCCCAGTTCCAAA GAAAAGAAAACACGAGAAGGATAAGGGGACGTATGTAAAGAAACCTCCCAACGCATTTATGCTGTTCTTAAAAAGCGAGAGGAAGACAGTCCAGGAAGAGCTCGGCATTAAGAACAGTGCTGCAGTCAATCGACTTCTTTCTGAACGC TGGAAGTCTTTGGCAGAAGACAAAAGGCAGATCTTCCAAGCTGAAGCCCAAGTGGAAGCTCATATACACGCTCTCAATAACCCAGGCTGGAGCAACAAAGTGAATTAC GGGACAAAGAGTAAGAAATCACGAACCAAAGCTCCACGTCTGCCTCCACCCTCCTACTGA
- the nit2 gene encoding omega-amidase NIT2 has protein sequence MVSRVMNKFRLAVVQLQVSSIKAENLSRARCRVKEAAERGSHVVLLPECFNSPYGTSFFSKYAEKIPGESSVVLSEAAREHKVYVVGGSIPEEEDGKLYNTCAVFGPDGEMILKHRKIHLFDINVPGKIRFQESETLSPGRSLSMFDTPFCKVGVGICYDIRFAELAQLYSRKDCQLLLYPGAFNMTTGPAHWEILQRARAVDNQVYVATASPARDETASYVAWGHSTVVNPWGEVVSKAGPEETIIYADIDLQYLADVRQQIPITTQRRDDIYTVTCAQE, from the exons atggTATCAAGAGTCATGAACA agTTCCGTCTGGCTGTGGTCCAGCTGCAGGTGAGCAGCATCAAAGCGGAGAACCTGAGCAGAGCCCGGTGCAGAGTGAAGGAGGCGGCGGAGCGCGGCAGTCACGTGGTGCTGTTACCG GAATGCTTCAACTCTCCATATGGAACTAGTTTCTTCTCCAAATATGCGGAGAAGATCCCTGGAGAGTCCAGTGTGGTGCTGTCAGAGGCTGCCAGAGAACACAAAGTCTATGTAGTAGGAG GATCCATCCCTGAGGAGGAGGATGGAAAGCTGTATAACACCTGCGCTGTGTTCGGCCCTGATGGAGAGATGATCCTCAAACACAGGAAG ATTCACCTTTTTGACATCAACGTCCCAGGAAAAATCCGCTTCCAGGAGTCTGAGACCCTGAGCCCTGGCAGAAGTTTGTCCATGTTCGACACCC CTTTCTGCAAAGTGGGTGTGGGGATTTGCTACGACATTAGGTTTGCGGAGCTGGCGCAGCTCTACAGCAGGAAAG ACTGTCAGCTCCTGCTTTACCCTGGAGCCTTCAACATGACCACTGGTCCTGCCCACTGGGAGATCTTGCAGAGGGCGAG GGCAGTGGATAACCAGGTGTACGTGGCCACAGCATCACCTGCCAGAGATGAGACGGCGTCGTACGTGGCTTGGGGTCACAGCACTGTTGTCAACCCGTG GGGAGAGGTCGTCTCCAAAGCCGGACCAGAGGAAACCATCATTTATGCTGACATCG ACCTGCAGTATTTGGCTGATGTACGACAACAGATCCCCATCACCACCCAGCGCCGGGACGATATCTACACAGTGACGTGTGCACAGGAATGA